One Pyrus communis chromosome 13, drPyrComm1.1, whole genome shotgun sequence genomic window carries:
- the LOC137711976 gene encoding cysteine-rich receptor-like protein kinase 10 — protein sequence MINHQKMKNITTLLLIITIFTLLSFPTSTEADYVAKLCPNTATFTPNSTFQSNLNRLLSALSSNANRSTGFYNATVQTTNNAVYGLFLCRGDVVGTDACETCVATAIAEAPQRCSFKKQVVIWYDDCMLRYSNESFFSTAPQLNPLYMWDMDNATDQTRFNQVVAASMNEVATEAANDADKFATKKENVSDLIHLYILGQCTQDLSATACRRCFSFAIAEWQICCSGKLAVRLLHPSCNVRYAIYPFYNATAPEPAPGAPPPPPKGKSKIPTVTVVAIVVPISVSVLLIVVGYCCITRRARKKYNQAAADEPSGDNDITTVGALQFDFAAIQAATSNFSDDHKLGEGGFGKVYKGILSNGQEVAVKRLSRNSDQGTEGFKNEMVLVAKLQHRNLVRLLGFCLEGQEKILIYEFVPNKSLDCFLFDPERQGQLDWSRRYKIISGITRGIMYLHEDSRLRIIHRDLKASNILLNGEMHPKISDFGMARIFGVDQTQANTNRIVGTFGYMSPEYVRHGHFSVKSDLYSFGVLMLEIISGKKNSEFFHTDATENLMSHAWKLWRDGAPLELLDPCLRDFYSRTEVIRCIHIGLLCVQEVPADRPTMQSVVLMLSSYSLTLPSPQQPAFFLQSRAMGNMSEATLDSTQSISKSSPSVYEGSITEVYPR from the exons ATGATCAAtcatcaaaaaatgaaaaacattacTACCCTTCTTTTGATTATTACCATTTTTACTCTGCTCAGCTTTCCGACCAGTACGGAAGCTGATTACGTGGCTAAACTCTGCCCAAACACCGCCACCTTCACCCCAAACTCCACCTTCCAGTCCAATCTCAACCGCCTCCTCTCCGCCCTCTCCTCCAACGCTAACCGCTCCACCGGTTTCTACAACGCCACAGTCCAAACCACAAACAACGCCGTCTACGGCCTTTTCCTCTGCCGCGGCGACGTCGTGGGCACCGACGCTTGCGAAACCTGTGTCGCCACCGCAATCGCCGAGGCCCCACAACGCTGCTCCTTTAAAAAACAGGTGGTGATCTGGTACGACGACTGCATGCTACGCTATTCCAACGAGTCATTCTTCTCCACCGCCCCCCAGTTGAACCCCCTGTACATGTGGGACATGGATAACGCCACCGACCAGACTCGGTTCAACCAGGTGGTGGCGGCGAGTATGAACGAGGTGGCTACCGAGGCTGCCAACGACGCCGACAAGTTCGCTACAAAAAAAGAGAACGTCAGTGATCTGATTCACCTGTACATCCTTGGACAGTGCACACAGGACCTGTCCGCGACTGCTTGCCGCCGGTGCTTTTCGTTTGCCATAGCGGAATGGCAGATTTGTTGTAGCGGAAAGCTAGCGGTACGCCTTCTGCATCCGAGTTGTAACGTTAGGTATGCAATCTACCCCTTCTACAACGCCACAGCCCCTGAGCCTGCACCAggggctcctcctcctccgcctaAAG GAAAAAGCAAAATCCCAACTGTTACAGTTGTTGCCATTGTTGTACCAATATCTGTATCTGTGCTACTCATTGTTGTTGGTTACTGCTGCATAACTAGGAGAGCAAGAAAGAAGTACAATCAAGCAGCAGCAGACGAACCAAGCG GTGACAATGACATTACTACTGTCGGGGCTTTGCAATTTGATTTTGCTGCCATCCAAGCAGCCACGAGCAATTTCTCCGATGATCACAAGTTAGGCGAAGGTGGTTTCGGTAAAGTTTACAAG GGTATACTTTCAAACGGTCAAGAAGTAGCTGTGAAGAGGCTATCAAGGAACTCTGACCAAGGCACGGAAGGGTTTAAGAATGAGATGGTATTGGTAGCCAAGCTTCAACACCGAAATCTGGTTAGGCTATTGGGATTCTGCTTGGAAGGCCAAGAAAAGATTCTTATTTATGAATTTGTGCCCAACAAAAGCCTAGACTGTTTCCTATTTG ACCCTGAGAGACAAGGGCAATTGGATTGGTCAAGACGTTACAAGATTATTTCAGGAATTACTCGAGGAATCATGTACCTACATGAAGATTCCCGACTTAGAATTATACATCGTGATCTCAAAGCTAGCAACATATTGTTAAATGGGGAGATGCATCCAAAAATATCTGATTTTGGCATGGCTAGGATATTTGGGGTTGATCAAACTCAAGCAAACACAAATAGAATTGTTGGAACATT TGGTTATATGTCTCCCGAGTATGTAAGACACGGACATTTTTCTGTCAAGTCCGATCTATATAGTTTCGGTGTTTTAATGCTAGAAATCATCAGTGGCAAGAAGAACAGTGAATTCTTTCATACTGATGCAACTGAGAACCTCATGAGCCAT GCTTGGAAGTTATGGAGAGATGGGGCACCTTTGGAATTGTTGGATCCGTGTCTAAGAGACTTTTATTCGAGGACTGAAGTAATCAGATGCATCCACATCGGCTTACTTTGTGTTCAGGAAGTTCCAGCTGATAGACCGACAATGCAATCAGTAGTTCTCATGCTCAGTAGCTACTCTCTTACTCTACCATCACCTCAACAACCAGCATTTTTTCTCCAAAGCAGAGCAATGGGAAACATGTCAGAGGCAACACTGGACTCCACTCAATCTATCAGTAAGTCATCTCCATCCGTTTATGAAGGATCTATCACTGAAGTATACCCTAGATAG